The sequence ACAAGTGCGGTTGCATCCGGCTGGGGCGGCTATATGACAGGTCTTTTCAAAGCAGGCGGTATCCATCTTCCCGAAGCCTTGACACTCGTTCCGGCTGAAGGCGGTATCATGAACCTGCCCGCTATGCTCATCTTGGTATTCCTCGCATTCCTTCTCGTTCGCGGTACACACGAATCGGCAACAGTTACTCGCCTTCTCGTATTCGTAAAACTCGCGGCGATCTTCATCTTCCTCGTACTCGCAGTTCCGAACATCGAACCGGCTAACTGGGAACCGTTCCTTCCGTTCGGTTGGGAAGGTGTTTCTGCAGGTGCGGCGATCGCATTCTTTGCATTCATCGGCTTTGACGCTGTTGCAACAAGTGCGGAAGAATGTAAAAACCCGGGTCGCGACCTTCCGATCGGTATCGTTGGTTCGCTTGCCGTTTGTACGATCCTCTACGTAGCAGTATCGGCAACGCTTACAGGCGTCGTACCGTACACACTTCTTGACAACGCTGAACCGGTCGCATTCGCACTTCGTCATATCGGCTATAACATCGGCTCCGCCCTCGTTGCAGTCGGCGCTATCGCAGGTATCACCTCGGTCCTTCTCGTACTCCTCTACGGTATGGCACGTATCGTATTCGCAATGAGCCGTGACGGCATGCTCCCTCCGGGCATCTGCAAAGTTCATTCCAAATACAAAACGCCTTACCTCGTAACGATCATCGGTGCTACGATTGCAGGTCTTGGTGCAGGCTTCTTCCCGATCGGTCTTATCGCCGAAATGGTAAACATCGGTACGCTTGCAGCATTCTTCATCGCATCGATCGGCGTTCTCGTGCTCCGTTTCACGCAGCCTAACATCGAACGCAAATTCCGTTGCCCGGCGCTCATCGTCGTTGCGCCGCTCGCAGCACTCTCCTGCGCATACCTCATGTACAACCTTCCGTGGGACACCTGGGTTCGCTTCGGTATCTGGACAGTACTCGGCTTCGCTACGTACTTCCTCTACAGCTACCGCCACAGCAAACTCGGCAAAGGCGAAACGGAATAAACCTCATAAGACAAAACGGCTCTGCTCACTCGCAGGGCCGTTTTTTTATACCTGTCGACGCGACTCATACTTCTTCTTCGTCGCCTCACCGCCACGAATATGCCGCTCCGCCTTATTCTTCTCAAGCACCTTGCGCACACGCGCCGCAAACTGTCCGTCGATCATCGGAAGCCGCTCTATCATATCCTTATGCACCGTACTTTTACTCACCGCAAAAAGCAGTGCCGCCTGCCTCACCGTATCTCCACTCGCCAAAATATGACTGCCGATATCAAGCACCCTTCTGCGGATATAATCCTTCATACCCCTTCCTCCCCGCACATCATCTCTCTCTATCTATATGCCGATCAGATAGCACAATGACTTCTTTTTCCTCATTTTTCATAAAAAAGATATCCATCTCATCTCCCCCATCAATTCTATTTTTCTGAAAATTTCCCACTAAAAAAAGCAAAAAAGACCCCAAAAAAAGAGGGATAACCCTTCCCTATATTGAATATTTAAAAGAAAATATTTTAAGAATACAGCTTGGCGATGCGTATCTGTTTCTATAATTTCTTACACTCGTCAAGAAATTATCCGATATATTTATTTTCGCAAAAGTGCGATAATAAATTATGAGATAATTGTGTTTATTTTC is a genomic window of Selenomonadales bacterium containing:
- a CDS encoding amino acid permease, coding for MNLFRTKSIASLQAMAQESGLKKTLSAFDLVCLGIGCVIGTGIFVLTGVAAAEYAGPGVALSFLLSGIVCAFVALAYAEFASMIPSAGSAYTYTYTALGEMVAFICGWNLILEYMLATSAVASGWGGYMTGLFKAGGIHLPEALTLVPAEGGIMNLPAMLILVFLAFLLVRGTHESATVTRLLVFVKLAAIFIFLVLAVPNIEPANWEPFLPFGWEGVSAGAAIAFFAFIGFDAVATSAEECKNPGRDLPIGIVGSLAVCTILYVAVSATLTGVVPYTLLDNAEPVAFALRHIGYNIGSALVAVGAIAGITSVLLVLLYGMARIVFAMSRDGMLPPGICKVHSKYKTPYLVTIIGATIAGLGAGFFPIGLIAEMVNIGTLAAFFIASIGVLVLRFTQPNIERKFRCPALIVVAPLAALSCAYLMYNLPWDTWVRFGIWTVLGFATYFLYSYRHSKLGKGETE
- the spoIIID gene encoding sporulation transcriptional regulator SpoIIID; its protein translation is MKDYIRRRVLDIGSHILASGDTVRQAALLFAVSKSTVHKDMIERLPMIDGQFAARVRKVLEKNKAERHIRGGEATKKKYESRRQV